One part of the uncultured Bacteroides sp. genome encodes these proteins:
- a CDS encoding DUF6108 family protein, with amino-acid sequence MKKKIQFLLLMLILSGCFPVVCEAQNGLRIASIFDRYGKQKGVAMVELSTEMLETYSMERYKSITIKDSHRALPEIRQCLETDKKGAKKIKEIIEGGQLVSGYYQLPSRKEDLNRFILFKLSKKGAATLVYIEGELESDDLITLLFMKKDL; translated from the coding sequence ATGAAGAAAAAAATCCAGTTTTTACTGCTTATGCTTATACTCTCAGGGTGTTTTCCTGTGGTCTGTGAGGCACAAAACGGTTTAAGAATAGCTTCCATTTTCGACAGATATGGGAAGCAAAAAGGAGTTGCCATGGTAGAGCTGTCAACAGAGATGTTGGAAACCTATAGTATGGAAAGGTATAAAAGCATCACAATCAAAGACTCTCACAGGGCTTTACCCGAAATACGTCAATGCCTTGAAACGGACAAAAAAGGTGCAAAGAAAATAAAAGAGATTATTGAAGGAGGCCAACTTGTATCGGGTTACTATCAGCTTCCTTCAAGAAAAGAAGATCTTAACCGGTTTATACTTTTTAAACTCAGTAAAAAAGGAGCGGCTACATTAGTTTATATAGAAGGAGAACTGGAATCTGACGATCTTATTACTTTGCTATTTATGAAAAAAGATTTATAA
- a CDS encoding DUF4251 domain-containing protein, whose product MKAKKIIIGLLATFIGLSLPVNAQSKKQKKEEISKTIRELIEAQKINVEVNTAFPMRGPSRHLTSNYSVEIRNDSVFSYLPYFGIAYSVPYGGRAKGLIFDEKITDYKLIFDKKGTANISFRTRNEEDSYIYWIKVFSSGSADVRVTPNNKQSISFYGEFIYDTPKKNAKNK is encoded by the coding sequence ATGAAAGCAAAAAAAATAATTATTGGACTGCTTGCAACCTTTATTGGTTTGTCTTTACCGGTGAATGCACAAAGCAAAAAACAGAAAAAAGAAGAGATCAGCAAAACCATCAGGGAGCTTATTGAAGCTCAGAAGATAAATGTGGAAGTCAATACTGCCTTTCCAATGAGAGGCCCAAGCAGACATCTGACATCAAACTATTCCGTAGAAATCAGGAATGATTCCGTATTCTCATACCTGCCATATTTTGGTATTGCCTACTCTGTACCCTACGGAGGCAGAGCTAAAGGATTGATTTTCGATGAAAAAATAACAGACTACAAACTTATTTTTGATAAAAAAGGTACGGCAAACATCAGTTTCAGAACCCGAAATGAGGAAGACAGCTATATTTACTGGATAAAGGTTTTCTCATCAGGATCGGCAGATGTACGGGTAACTCCAAACAATAAGCAGTCCATCTCATTTTATGGAGAATTCATTTATGATACGCCTAAAAAGAATGCTAAGAACAAATAA
- a CDS encoding Yip1 family protein → MNTIERAKNIILSPKTEWKVIETEEIISSKLLTSYLLLLALIPAICGFIGYGLVGYNVLGAHFGSIDLGIRHAATSYVSMIAGVYLTAFIINKLAPKFSSLENFDKAFQLVVYSYTPMFVAGVFYLFPSMSTIAGIFGLYGLYILYIGLTPMMKTPEEKVTSYFLTSIIALIVISLLLSIALGAFYF, encoded by the coding sequence ATGAACACAATTGAACGAGCAAAGAACATTATTCTATCTCCAAAAACAGAATGGAAGGTTATAGAAACTGAAGAAATTATATCCAGTAAGCTATTAACTTCTTATTTACTTTTGTTGGCTCTTATCCCCGCTATCTGTGGATTTATTGGTTACGGCCTGGTTGGTTATAATGTGCTTGGAGCACATTTCGGATCAATTGATTTAGGCATCCGTCATGCGGCAACGTCTTATGTTAGCATGATTGCCGGAGTTTATCTTACAGCATTTATAATAAACAAACTAGCGCCAAAATTCAGCTCTTTAGAGAATTTCGATAAAGCTTTTCAGCTAGTTGTCTATTCATATACACCAATGTTTGTTGCCGGAGTTTTTTATCTGTTTCCATCCATGTCAACAATAGCAGGTATTTTCGGCCTATACGGTCTTTATATTCTATACATCGGACTAACTCCTATGATGAAAACACCCGAAGAAAAAGTAACCTCTTATTTCCTGACCTCAATAATCGCCCTTATAGTTATTTCCTTGCTATTATCCATTGCACTTGGCGCCTTTTACTTTTAA
- a CDS encoding RNA polymerase sigma factor, with the protein MNLEQFKINVLPLREKLFNYSRKMTEETSDAEDIVQEAFLKLWRMREKLDEYRSIDALATEIVKNLCIDRWKSPVHASVGLDEIKVLSGWDNPEQTLVAHDQVQLIGKIMETLPPLQQTIIRMKDIEGYESEEIAEITGCDIQAVRMNLSRARKRVREVFLQLTNERKENKNENRRFA; encoded by the coding sequence ATGAATCTCGAACAATTCAAAATAAACGTTTTGCCACTTCGTGAAAAGCTGTTTAATTATTCACGAAAGATGACTGAAGAAACCTCCGATGCTGAAGATATTGTTCAGGAGGCTTTTCTTAAGCTTTGGCGCATGCGTGAGAAGTTGGACGAATATCGCAGCATTGATGCACTAGCCACAGAGATTGTAAAAAATCTCTGTATTGACAGATGGAAATCGCCGGTTCATGCATCTGTGGGACTCGATGAGATCAAAGTTCTCTCTGGATGGGATAATCCCGAACAAACACTTGTGGCACATGACCAGGTGCAGTTAATAGGTAAGATAATGGAGACTCTCCCACCCTTACAGCAAACAATCATCCGGATGAAAGATATAGAAGGGTATGAATCGGAGGAAATTGCTGAAATAACCGGTTGTGATATTCAGGCAGTAAGAATGAATTTGTCGAGAGCAAGAAAAAGAGTCAGGGAGGTATTCCTGCAATTAACAAACGAGAGAAAGGAAAATAAGAATGAAAATAGACGCTTTGCTTAA
- a CDS encoding GtrA family protein: protein MIEKLFVFTKAQISCGVGGIVDYITMILCTELLGIHYTISIAIGGIIGAFINFSINKSWAFQSKADSYKYSYRSQLIRFTLVALNSIALKSAGTYYFTTVHHIDYEFSRIITDLIVSLAINYTLQRKWVFKKERTRLKTEKTYAARR from the coding sequence GTTTTCACAAAAGCCCAGATATCATGCGGCGTAGGTGGAATTGTTGATTACATAACAATGATTCTATGCACGGAGCTGCTAGGTATACACTATACTATATCAATTGCTATTGGTGGAATTATCGGAGCTTTTATCAATTTTTCTATAAATAAATCGTGGGCTTTCCAATCTAAGGCAGATTCTTACAAATACTCATACAGGAGCCAGCTAATCAGATTTACTCTTGTTGCATTAAATAGTATTGCATTAAAATCTGCCGGAACATACTATTTTACGACAGTTCATCATATTGATTATGAGTTTAGTCGTATTATTACCGATCTAATTGTTTCCTTAGCTATAAATTATACACTTCAACGAAAATGGGTTTTTAAAAAAGAGCGTACCCGTCTGAAAACAGAAAAGACTTACGCTGCAAGACGTTGA
- a CDS encoding 1-acyl-sn-glycerol-3-phosphate acyltransferase: MRKTLIEAENLEKASPIFKGKLGNRLARFVIRLFAIDKVNKLYEQSCDYKGAEFAASLLNNLGVNYRIGNSERLKELPQGGFITISNHPYGGIDGIMLIDLMAGIRPDYKVMVNEFLSLIEPMEENFISVKPKGNKDNGVSTTSINGIRETLMRLHDNHPVGFFPSGAVSDLSLRDRCVRDREWQESIIKLIQKAKVPIVPIRFFDQNSPFFYSLGLIDWRVRLIRMPYEIFNKSTQNPRIGIGEIITVEEQAKYTDYQSLRTFLRESIYKMPMPGSFTPRTILELPVTSQKDNK; this comes from the coding sequence TTGAGAAAAACATTAATTGAAGCAGAAAACCTTGAAAAAGCCTCTCCGATTTTTAAAGGCAAATTGGGGAACCGTTTGGCTAGATTTGTCATTCGGCTATTTGCTATTGATAAGGTTAATAAGCTATACGAGCAATCATGCGATTATAAAGGCGCTGAATTTGCGGCGAGTTTATTAAATAATTTAGGCGTTAACTATCGCATTGGAAATTCTGAGCGCCTGAAAGAACTGCCTCAAGGTGGGTTTATCACTATTTCCAATCATCCTTATGGTGGAATAGATGGAATTATGCTGATAGATCTGATGGCTGGAATACGTCCGGACTACAAAGTGATGGTAAACGAGTTTCTCTCTCTAATTGAACCTATGGAAGAAAACTTTATTTCGGTTAAGCCCAAAGGAAATAAAGATAACGGAGTATCTACTACAAGCATTAACGGTATCCGCGAAACACTAATGCGTCTTCATGATAATCATCCTGTTGGTTTTTTCCCTTCAGGAGCTGTTTCAGACCTCAGCCTGCGCGACAGGTGTGTAAGAGACCGTGAATGGCAGGAAAGCATTATCAAGCTCATTCAAAAGGCTAAGGTACCTATTGTTCCAATCCGCTTCTTTGATCAGAATTCACCTTTCTTCTATTCACTGGGATTAATTGACTGGAGAGTTCGTCTGATAAGGATGCCCTATGAGATATTCAACAAAAGCACGCAGAATCCCCGAATTGGAATTGGTGAAATAATAACTGTTGAAGAACAGGCAAAATATACTGACTACCAATCTTTGCGAACATTTTTGCGAGAGTCAATCTATAAAATGCCAATGCCTGGTTCGTTTACACCAAGAACAATTCTGGAATTACCAGTAACTTCTCAAAAAGACAATAAGTAA
- a CDS encoding OmpA family protein: MKNNRILFLVLFLFVFTNTNAQGWLKKIGEKVKDKVENKVDKKTDQAIDKELDKTTKKKKGTNDNSKIEESSVESPEKGKLESYSQYDFIPGDKIIFFEDFSQDAIGDFPAQWTGNSTGEVKKLNIAPGNWLHMNGKDAVYCYTKKIAFPENFIFEFDFVPDKDYSRGTILNIYEDDPARPQEINDDAWPGIHGLKIIIAENEWETTGYKPGGENLSGSSNTNPVIAEKVNHVIIWVQKRRVRIYHLGAKILDIPTNIHSTTKFNKIVFNGWDRNSHPYITNLKVTTASPDTRSKLLTEGKVISYGIYFDSGKDIVKPESYGSVREIANVLNENPAVRIKVIGHTDSDGDDALNLDLSKRRAANVKQYLISEFKIDGSRIETDGKGESAPIADNNSPENKAKNRRVEFIKL; encoded by the coding sequence ATGAAAAATAATAGAATCCTGTTTTTAGTACTTTTCCTGTTTGTATTCACCAATACAAATGCACAAGGCTGGCTAAAGAAAATAGGTGAGAAAGTTAAGGATAAAGTAGAGAATAAGGTAGATAAGAAAACCGATCAGGCTATTGATAAAGAGCTGGATAAAACAACAAAGAAAAAGAAAGGTACAAATGATAATAGCAAAATAGAAGAAAGTTCTGTCGAATCTCCGGAAAAAGGCAAGCTGGAAAGCTATTCTCAGTACGACTTTATACCGGGAGATAAAATTATCTTTTTCGAAGACTTTTCGCAAGATGCCATAGGCGACTTTCCTGCACAATGGACGGGTAACAGCACCGGAGAGGTTAAGAAGTTAAATATAGCACCGGGAAACTGGTTACATATGAATGGAAAGGATGCAGTTTACTGTTATACAAAAAAGATTGCTTTCCCCGAAAACTTTATATTTGAGTTCGATTTTGTTCCGGATAAAGATTATTCCCGCGGAACAATCCTGAATATTTACGAGGATGATCCAGCAAGACCACAGGAGATAAATGATGATGCCTGGCCCGGAATTCATGGTTTAAAAATTATAATAGCAGAAAATGAATGGGAAACTACCGGATACAAGCCAGGAGGTGAGAATCTTAGTGGCTCATCAAATACCAATCCGGTGATTGCCGAGAAGGTAAACCATGTAATTATCTGGGTACAGAAAAGAAGAGTACGGATTTATCATCTTGGGGCAAAGATTCTTGATATTCCAACCAACATTCACAGTACTACTAAGTTTAACAAGATAGTCTTTAATGGATGGGATCGTAATAGCCACCCTTACATCACGAATCTTAAAGTTACAACAGCTTCTCCCGATACCAGGAGCAAACTGCTGACCGAAGGAAAAGTTATCTCCTATGGCATTTATTTCGATTCAGGAAAAGATATAGTAAAGCCAGAATCTTACGGATCGGTACGCGAGATTGCAAACGTTCTGAATGAGAATCCGGCAGTTCGGATTAAGGTTATCGGGCACACAGACAGTGATGGCGATGATGCGCTTAACCTGGATTTATCAAAACGAAGAGCTGCAAATGTTAAGCAATACTTGATTAGCGAATTCAAGATTGACGGCTCCAGAATTGAAACGGACGGGAAAGGAGAAAGTGCACCCATTGCAGACAATAACAGCCCTGAGAATAAAGCTAAAAACCGCAGAGTTGAGTTTATTAAACTGTAA